A window of the Lates calcarifer isolate ASB-BC8 linkage group LG18, TLL_Latcal_v3, whole genome shotgun sequence genome harbors these coding sequences:
- the itih5 gene encoding LOW QUALITY PROTEIN: inter-alpha-trypsin inhibitor heavy chain H5 (The sequence of the model RefSeq protein was modified relative to this genomic sequence to represent the inferred CDS: deleted 2 bases in 2 codons; substituted 1 base at 1 genomic stop codon): MLLLTLLMCVSASALGELKEPQLEDDIDSDLSDFDLDIAPRRVPRQVKTILTKETKPHIQELSVKTTIISRYAFTAVYCAMLNRHSAATEGVFQFQIPADAYVSNFTMIIGGRVYQSEVRPKEKRVKQDNGKPRNKESGDASPEPEVEVFRMAVNIPGRNRAVFLLTYEELLQRRLGRYEHVTSLRPLQLVSRLSLDITIVDHSLITDLEVLPLRNGRSNTANAPNAPKIPANPEPPITTVIKNEKNVCKITFSPNIVQQAKITTNGILGDFVVRYDVQRDMGIGDIQVLNGHFVHYFAPKDLPVVPKNVVFVIDTSASMLGTKIRQTKDALFTILKDLRPGDRFNFISFSSKIKVWQPNRLVPVTPLSVRDAKKFIFMLMPTGGTNIDGAIQAGSSLLRDYLLGPDASPNSVSLIIFLTDGRPTVGEMQSTAILGNTRSAVQEKFCIFTIGIGNDVDYRLLERMALENCGMMRRINEEADASAMLKGFYDEIGTPLLSDIRINYTEDSVHYVTQHLFTNYFNGSEIVIAGKLTNQSAESLHVQVTASNNDKSISLETDVPLRHREIETEKHVKAATAAMAAGAKAPGGSGGAQGLAVALGSVAEDFVERVWGFLSVKEGLRSRLKSQTSKEREDHTNQATNLSLTYHFLTPLTNLVVEKPEVLADGTMAPAPTITPAGGETIPTANELPGDTEEGKPQKPDGKPWQPDFISEQHNWXGKVERRPAKKSITISKTSADGDPHFVVEFPLSKLTVCFNINGEPGHVLRLVSDHKYSGVTVNGKLIGAPAPPGSHKQQRTYFSTITIVVDHPKRAYIEVTPKKVILDGRDRIVLPCHSTAAVDSGTLSVSIVGKSNVTVTVAGNISFVILLHQYKNPAPYQRDHLGFYIGNSKGLSHNCHGLLGQFLYEEVGLAELPSQGDMKPSQVLKVKDRSVPVVQKSRRIYGGTQSVDCWFARNNAAKLIDGLYEDYLMSHMFDTGDWPHGTNRV; the protein is encoded by the exons ATGCTGCTGTTGACTTTACTGATGTGCGTCAGCGCGAGCGCCCTGGGAGAACTGAAGGAACCCCAGCTTGAAGATGACATTGACTCCGACTTATCAGACTTTGATTTAGACATT GCACCGCGCAGGGTCCCTCGACAGGTGAAAACCATATTAACCAAG gaGACCAAACCTCACATCCAGGAACTCTCCGTCAAGACCACCATCATCTCCCGCTATGCCTTCACCGCGGTGTACTGCGCCATGCTCAACCGACACTCCGCAGCCACCGAGGGCGTCTTCCAGTTTCAGATCCCCGCTGACGCTTACGTCTCCAACTTCACCAT GATCATTGGAGGGCGCGTCTACCAGAGTGAGGTCAGGCCGAAGGAAAAGAGGGTCAAACAGGACAACGGCAAACCCAGAAACAAAGAGTCAGGTGACGCAAG tcCTGAGCCGGAGGTGGAGGTGTTCAGGATGGCGGTTAATATACCGGGTAGGAACAGGGCTGTCTTCTTGCTCACCTACGAGGAGCTTCTGCAGCGCCGCCTGGGACGCTACGAGCATGTAACCAGCCTGCGCCCGCTGCAGCTGGTCAGCCGCCTCAGCCTGGACATCACCATCGTCGACCACTCCCTAATCACAGACCTGGAGGTGCTGCCACTCCGCAACGGGAGGAGCAACACTGCAAATGCACCTAATGCACCCAAGATACCAG CAAATCCCGAGCCTCCCATAACCACCGtgatcaaaaatgaaaagaacgTCTGCAAGATCACCTTTAGCCCCAACATCGTCCAGCAGGCCAAGATCACGACCAACGGCATCCTGGGAGACTTTGTGGTCCGCTATGACGTCCAAAGAGACATGGGGATAGGAGACATTCAG gTTTTAAATGGACATTTTGTCCACTACTTTGCTCCCAAAGACCTGCCTGTTGTACCCAAGAATGTGGTGTTTGTGATCGACACCAGCGCCTCCATGCTGGGGACCAAGATTAGACAG ACTAAAGACGCTCTGTTCACCATTCTGAAGGATCTGCGTCCCGGCGATCGCTTTAACTTCATTAGCTTCTCCAGTAAGATCAAAGTTTGGCAGCCTAATCGTCTTGTTCCAGTCACACCTCTCAGTGTCAGAGACGCCAAGaagtttatttttatgctgATGCCCACAGGAG GCACCAACATCGAT GGTGCCATCCAGGCAGGCTCCTCTCTACTTCGCGACTACCTCTTAGGCCCCGACGCCAGCCCGAACAGCGTGTCCCTCATTATTTTCTTGACAGACGGGCGACCGACCGTTGGGGAGATGCAGTCCACAGCGATCCTGGGGAACACCCGCTCAGCTGTGCAAGAGAAGTTCTGCATCTTCACCATTGGGATCGGAAATGATGTGGATTATCGGCTGCTGGAACGCATGGCCCTGGAAAACTGCGGGATGATGAGACGCATCAACGAGGAGGCTGACGCCAGCGCTATGCTCAAAGG GTTCTATGATGAGATAGGAACTCCTCTGCTGTCCGACATAAGGATCAACTACACAGAGGACTCCGTTCACTACGTCACTCAGCATCTGTTCACCAACTATTTCAACGGTTCTGAAATCGTAATCGCTGGAAAGCTAACCAACCAAAGTGCAGAATCCCTTCATGTT CAGGTCACCGCAAGCAACAACGACAAGAGCATCAGCCTGGAGACAGACGTGCCCCTGCGGCATAGagaaatagaaacagagaaGCATGTGaaagcagctacagcagcaatGGCGGCTGGTGCTAAGGCTCCAGGAGGGTCAGGGGGTGCACAGGGATTAGCGGTTGCTCTGGGTTCAGTGGCAGAAGACTTTGTGGAACGTGTCTGGGGTTTCTTGAGTGTAAAGGAGGGGCTGCGGTCACGGCTGAAAAGCCAAACCAGCAAGGAGAGGGAAGACCACACTAATCAGGCCACTAACCTCTCCCTGACCTATCACTTTCTCACTCCCCTCACCAACCTGGTGGTGGAGAAGCCTGAGGTCCTGGCTGATGGCACCATGGCGCCGGCGCCCACCATCACCCCAGCAGGTGGTGAGACTATCCCAACTGCCAATGAGCTGCCAGGtgacacagaggaaggaaagcCACAGAAACCTGACGGGAAGCCCTGGCAGCCAGACTTCATCTCTGAGCAACACAATTGGTGAG GCAAAGTTGAAAGGAGACCAGCCAAGAAATCCATCACCATCTCCAAAACATCAG CGGATGGTGACCCTCACTTTGTGGTGGAGTTCCCTCTCAGTAAACTTACTGTGTGCTTTAATATCAACGGTGAGCCTGGACATGTCCTTCGCCTGGTCTCTGATCACAAGTACTCTG GTGTGACAGTGAATGGTAAGCTAATTGGTGCCCCAGCTCCACCAGGCAGCCACAAGCAGCAGCGTACCTACTTCAGCACCATCACCATCGTAGTGGATCATCCCAAACGTGCCTACATTGAGGTGACCCCAAAGAAAGTCATCCTGGATGGTCGAGACCGCATAGTTCTGCCCTGCCACTCCACCGCTGCAGTGGACAGCGGCACACTGTCAGTGTCTATCGTGGGAAAGTCTAATGTGACTGTGACGGTTGCAGGGAACATCAGTTTTGTGATCCTGCTCCATCAGTACAAGAACCCAGCTCCGTACCAGAGAGACCACCTGGGGTTCTACATCGGCAACAGCAAAGGGCTGTCTCACAACTGCCATGGTCTGCTGG GTCAGTTCCTGTATGAGGAAGTGGGGCTGGCGGAGCTTCCTTCCCAGGGAGACATGAAACCCTCTCAGGTCCTGAAGGTGAAGGATCGCTCAGTGCCAGTGGTTCAGAAAAGCCGGCGGATCTACGGCGGGACGCAGAGCGTTGACTGCTGGTTCGCCCGGAATAACGCAGCCAAGCTGATAGACGGACTGTATGAGGACTATTTGATGTCGCACATGTTCGATACAGGGGACTGGCCACATGGGACTAACAGAGTGTGA
- the itih2 gene encoding inter-alpha-trypsin inhibitor heavy chain H2, giving the protein MCVRVCVFEPHRPGKMRRLLLLLLGLLLLHQGRCFEFVIDGEWEDETLHVRDHRERHKRAILTSEEQEDFEAIRGDDITVRSYKVESRITSRFAHTTVRSSVVNSGSKAQSIGFNVQIPKRAFITNFTMNVNGITFVGSVKEKTVARNLYAQARARGKAAGIVRANSQDMETFKTEVHVPPGSNIEFELHYQEMMHRRLGFYEHSLYLQPGRLVPQFQVDVYVFEPKGISMVQTPNTLGVQFTELIKVTSTKDKAHIVFKPNLQQQRKCDNCTDSAIDGIFTVKYDVTRDSNAGELQVSDGHFVHFFAPSNLSPLPKNIVFVIDVSGSMWGVKMKQTVEAMQAILDDLTVDDHFSIVDFNHNVRCWSEELVPGSSIQIADAKKYIQSIKPNGGTNINEALMRAVQMLVRASNQGLIDPRSVSMVILVSDGDPTVGEIKLSTIQKNVKRVMREEFSLFSLGIGFDVDYDFLERIAMENRGMAQRIYANHDAAEQLRTFYSQVSSPLLRRITIQFPEDSVSDVTQNRFDKYFSGSELVVAGKVLPSESNTLTSFTTASAARLDITLETDTDTAELDMELAKQQHSFTGFARQMWAYLTIKQLISERSLAATAAKKRKITQRIMSLAVEHQFVTPLTALLVESEDAKERLLADTPRDPKHGCCSGGGMGGGIAPNGLSPVRVVYQPPPWVQMTTPAPPSQAEKGPEEWTLPQKVTLVDNDPHFIVHLPGSNMDVCFNIDSKPGHILNLVSDSGTGLVVNGQLISSKQAHKSKVSTYFGTVSVYYQPDGISVTVGTDSIAMTDGMNNHSFTWGATAEITQDGVRISIVKDSHVTVTINNNIQVMVLLHRVWKKHPVSVDFLGIYIPNDNQYSPLVHGLIGQFSREPEVSVYDIHEGVDPLKKQATMEVKGNKLQVTRGWQKDYRRDKRHGSNVYCWFIHNSGKGFIDGHYTDYIVPYLNSFLQTL; this is encoded by the exons atgtgtgtgagagtatgtgtgtttgagccCCACAGGCCGGGAAAAATGAGgcgtctgctgctgctgcttctggggctcctgctcctccaccagGGCCGCTGCTTTGAGTTTGTGATAGATGGAGAATGGGAGGATGAGACA TTACATGTACGGGATCACCGGGAGAGACACAAG agagcGATATTGACCAGCGAGGAGCAGGAAGACTTTGAA GCCATCCGTGGAGATGACATCACTGTCAGGAGCTACAAGGTTGAGAGCCGCATCACGTCCCGCTTCGCCCACACCACTGTCAGGAGCTCGGTGGTCAACTCGGGCTCCAAAGCTCAGAGCATCGGTTTCAACGTCCAGATCCCCAAACGAGCTTTCATCACCAACTTCACCAT GAATGTGAATGGGATAACATTTGTGGGCTCAGTGAAGGAGAAGACAGTTGCCAGGAACCTGTACGCTCAGGCCAGAGCCAGAGGCAAGGCAGCAGGCATTGTCAG GGCTAATTCCCAGGATATGGAGACCTTTAAGACAGAGGTCCATGTTCCTCCCGGCAGTAACATTGAGTTTGAGCTCCATTACCAGGAGATGATGCACAGGAGACTGGGTTTCTACGAGCACTCTCTGTACCTGCAGCCTGGGAGGCTGGTGCCACAGTTCCAG GTGGATGTGTACGTCTTTGAGCCAAAGGGGATTTCCATGGTACAAACACCAAACACCCTTGGGGTGCAGTTTACAGAGCTCATCAAAGTCACATCAACCAAAGACAAG GCTCATATTGTCTTCAAGCCCAAcctacagcagcagaggaaatgtgACAACTGCACCGACAGCGCCATAGATGGCATCTTCACCGTCAAATATGATGTGACCAGGGACAGCAATGCTGGAGAACTACAG GTCTCGGATGGCCACTTTGTCCATTTCTTCGCTCCGTCTAACCTCTCGCCACTTCCTaaaaacattgtgtttgtcattgATGTCAGCGGGTCCATGTGGGGCGTCAAGATGAAGCAA ACCGTGGAGGCCATGCAGGCTATTTTGGATGACTTGACTGTAGATGATCACTTCAGCATCGTTGACTTTAACCACAATGTACGTTGCTGGAGTGAGGAGCTGGTCCCTGGCTCATCTATTCAGATTGCAGATGCCAAGAAATACATCCAGAGCATCAAACCCAATGGAG GCACCAACATCAATGAGGCACTGATGAGAGCAGTTCAGATGCTGGTGAGGGCGTCCAATCAGGGCCTGATTGACCCTCGCTCCGTCTCCATGGTCATTCTGGTGTCTGATGGAGATCCCACTGTGG GAGAGATCAAGCTCAGCACCATCCAGAAGAACGTGAAGCGAGTGATGAGAGAGGAGTTTTCACTCTTCTCACTGGGGATCGGCTTTGACGTGGACTATGACTTCCTGGAACGTATAGCCATGGAGAACAGGGGAATGGCTCAGAGGATCTACGCCAACCATGATGCTGCCGAGCAGCTACGG ACGTTTTACAGTCAGgtctcctctccactgctgAGGAGAATCACCATTCAGTTCCCAGAAGACTCGGTGTCCGACGTCACCCAGAACCGCTTCGATAAATACTTCAGCGGCTCAGAGCTGGTGGTGGCCGGGAAGGTGCTGCCATCCGAGAGCAACACGCTGACCAGCTTCACCACTGCATCTGCT GCCCGTCTGGACATCACCCTGGAGACAGACACGGACACCGCAGAGCTGGACATGGAGTTGGCTAAGCAGCAGCACTCATTCACGGGCTTCGCCAGACAGATGTGGGCCTACCTCACCATcaaacagctgatctctgaaaG GTCTCTGGCTGCGACAGCTGCCAAGAAGAGGAAGATCACCCAGCGGATCATGTCGCTGGCTGTGGAGCATCAGTTTGTCACTCCACTCACCGCTCTGCTGGTGGAGAGCGAGGACGCCAAGGAGAGGTTGCTGGCCGACACCCCGAGGGACCCCAAGCACGGCTGCTGCTCAG gaggaggaatgggAGGGGGTATAGCACCCAACGGTTTGTCACCAGTGCGAGTTGTCTACCAGCCTCCACCCTGGGTCCAGATGACCACGCCGGCCCCACCGAGCCAGGCTGAGAAAGGTCCAGAGGAGTGGACTCTGCCTCAGAAGGTCACCTtag TGGACAACGACCCTCACTTCATCGTCCACCTGCCGGGGAGTAACATGGATGTCTGCTTCAATATCGACTCCAAACCTGGTCATATTCTCAACCTGGTATCTGACAGCGGTACAG GTCTGGTGGTGAATGGTCAGTTAATCAGCTCAAAGCAGGCACACAAAAGCAAAGTCAGCACCTACTTCGGCACCGTCTCTGTTTACTACCAGCCTGATGGAATCAGTGTGACCGTCGGCACTGACAGCATCGCCATGACTGATGGCATGAACAACCACTCCTTCACCTGGGGGGCCACGGCTGAAATCACACAGGATGG AGTGCGGATTTCCATTGTGAAGGACTCTCACGTTACCGTcactataaataataatatccAGGTGATGGTGTTGCTTCACCGTGTGTGGAAGAAACATCCTGTCAGTGTTGACTTCCTTGGTATCTACATTCCCAATGATAACCAGTACTCCCCTCTGGTGCACGGGCTCATAG